The window GCAGGATCGTAACCTGTCTATCAACCTAGCAGATGGCCAAGGTTGGGCGGCAATGATCCAACACTACTTCGCTGCAGCTTGGATCCCACGCAACGAACCAGGTACTAACCTGTACACTCGCGTAATTGGTAACCTAGGTGATATCGGCGTACGTATGCCAAACAAAACTATCGCAACGGGCGACCAAGCGAAGTTTGAAGCAACACTATGGGTTGGTCCTAAGCTACAAAACGAAATGGCAGCAGTAGCAGAAAATCTAGACCTAGTAGTGGACTACGGCTGGCTATGGTTCATCGCTAAACCACTTCACTCACTGCTTGCTTTCATCCAAAGCTTCGTGGGTAACTGGGGGGTGGCTATCATCTGCTTGACCTTCATCGTTCGTGGTGCAATGTACCCACTAACGAAAGCGCAATACACGTCTATGGCGAAAATGCGTATGCTACAGCCTAAGCTGCAAGCAATGCGTGAGCGCATCGGTGATGACCGTCAGCGCATGAGCCAAGAGATGATGGAACTGTACAAGAAAGAGAAAGTTAACCCACTGGGTGGCTGTCTACCTCTTATCCTACAGATGCCTATCTTCATCGCACTATACTGGGCACTAATGGAGTCGGTTGAGCTACGTCACTCTCCATTCTTCGGTTGGATTCATGACCTTTCAGCGCAGGACCCTTACTACATCCTGCCTCTACTGATGGGTGCGTCAATGTTCCTAATCCAGAAGATGAGCCCAACAACAGTAACGGATCCAATGCAGCAGAAGATCATGACCTTTATGCCGGTTATGTTTACCTTCTTCTTCTTGTTCTTCCCATCAGGCCTAGTTCTATACTGGTTGGTGTCGAACATCGTTACGCTTATCCAGCAAACTTTGATTTACAAAGCACTGGAGAAAAAAGGCTTACACACTAAGTAACCTTGATAGAAAAGCATAAGAAAGGCGGCCAAAAGGTCGCCTTTTTGTTTTTGGCTGATTACAATTCAGCTAATTAATTGGTTCTGGCTCCCTAGGGGTGTAACCCTATAGCCCAGCTCAAAAGGCAAGATTATGACTACAGATACGATTGTCGCTCAGGCTACCGCACCCGGTCGTGGTGGTGTCGGCATTATTCGTGTTTCTGGCCCTAAGGCCAATCAAGTGGCGCTAGAAGTCACAGGTAAGACGCTAAAGCCTCGCTACGCAGAGTATCTGCCATTCCAAGCGGAAGACGGCACAGTGCTAGACCAAGGCATTGCCCTGTACTTCCCTAACCCACACTCGTTTACAGGCGAAGACGTACTTGAACTGCAAGGTCATGGTGGCCCTGTTGTAATGGATATGCTGATTAAGCGTATCTTGGGTATTGACGGTGTGCGTGCCGCTCGACCAGGTGAGTTCTCAGAACGCGCTTTCCTAAACGACAAGATGGACCTCACTCAAGCAGAAGCGATTGCCGACCTGATTGATGCCAGCTCAGAAGAAGCGGCAAAATCAGCACTACAATCACTGCAAGGTCAGTTCTCACAACGCATCCAAACGCTGGTGGAGTCTCTGATCCACTTACGTATCTACGTGGAAGCGGCAATTGACTTCCCAGAAGAAGAAATCGACTTTTTGGCCGATGGTAAAGTATCTGGTGACCTACAAGCGATCATCGATAACCTCGATGCGGTACGTAAAGAAGCCAACCAAGGTGCGATCATGCGTGAAGGCATGAAAGTCGTGATTGCTGGCCGTCCTAATGCGGGTAAATCTAGCCTTCTGAATGCCCTATCTGGCA is drawn from Vibrio campbellii CAIM 519 = NBRC 15631 = ATCC 25920 and contains these coding sequences:
- the mnmE gene encoding tRNA uridine-5-carboxymethylaminomethyl(34) synthesis GTPase MnmE; its protein translation is MTTDTIVAQATAPGRGGVGIIRVSGPKANQVALEVTGKTLKPRYAEYLPFQAEDGTVLDQGIALYFPNPHSFTGEDVLELQGHGGPVVMDMLIKRILGIDGVRAARPGEFSERAFLNDKMDLTQAEAIADLIDASSEEAAKSALQSLQGQFSQRIQTLVESLIHLRIYVEAAIDFPEEEIDFLADGKVSGDLQAIIDNLDAVRKEANQGAIMREGMKVVIAGRPNAGKSSLLNALSGKESAIVTDIAGTTRDVLREHIHIDGMPLHIIDTAGLRDASDEVEKIGIERAWDEIAQADRVLFMVDGTTTDATDPKDIWPDFVDRLPNSIGMTVIRNKADQTGEEMGICHVNDPTLIRLSAKTGAGMDALRTHLKECMGFSGNTEGGFMARRRHLDALERAAQHLQIGQEQLEGYMAGEILAEELRITQQHLNEITGEFSSDDLLGRIFSSFCIGK
- the yidC gene encoding membrane protein insertase YidC encodes the protein MDSQRNILLIALALVSFLLFQQWQVAKNPAPQAVEQAQSSSTLPAPSFADELDPVPGQQQASAKTITVTTDVLTLSIDTVGGDVVHADLNKYSAELDSSDPFVLLKDTKGHQFIAQSGLVGPQGIDLSSTNRPHYNVSADSFTLADGQDELRVPMTFTANGIEYIKTYVFKRGSYALNVEYDVVNNSGNNATFGMYAHLRQNLMDAGGSITMPTYLGGAYSTEDVRYKKYSFEDMQDRNLSINLADGQGWAAMIQHYFAAAWIPRNEPGTNLYTRVIGNLGDIGVRMPNKTIATGDQAKFEATLWVGPKLQNEMAAVAENLDLVVDYGWLWFIAKPLHSLLAFIQSFVGNWGVAIICLTFIVRGAMYPLTKAQYTSMAKMRMLQPKLQAMRERIGDDRQRMSQEMMELYKKEKVNPLGGCLPLILQMPIFIALYWALMESVELRHSPFFGWIHDLSAQDPYYILPLLMGASMFLIQKMSPTTVTDPMQQKIMTFMPVMFTFFFLFFPSGLVLYWLVSNIVTLIQQTLIYKALEKKGLHTK